One Nocardiopsis gilva YIM 90087 genomic window, TCGAACACCTCATGTTCCAGGGCAGCGGCAACGTCAAGAAGAGCGAGCACTTCGACGCCGTGGAGCGGCTCGGCGGCGACATCAACGCCTCCACCTCCACCGACCGCACCAACTACTTCGAGACCGTGCCCGAGCACGCGCTCGACCTGGTCCTGTGGCTGGAGGCCGACCGTCTGGCCACGCTGCGCGACGGCATGACCCAGGAGGTCCTGGACAACCAGCGCGACGTCGTCAAGAACGAGCGCCGCCAGCGCTACGACAACGTCCCCTACGGCACCGCCCTGGAGCGCATCCTGCGCCTGGGCTACCCCGAGGGCCACCCCTACCACCACGCGACCATCGGGTCCATGGCGGACCTCGACGCCGCCGACCTCGACTACGTCCTCTCCTTCCACAAGCGCCACTACGGCCCGGACAACCTCGTCCTGACCGTCGTGAGCAGCCTCGACCCCGAGGACGTCCACGAGCGCGTCAAGCGCTACTTCGGCGGCATCCCCGCCCGCGAGACCGTGGCCGAGGCGCCCGACGCCGCCCTCGAGGGCCCCATCGGCGGCCCCGTCCGCGACCGGGTCGTCGAGACCGTCCCGGCCCCCGCGGTGTTCCTCGGCTTCCGTGTCCCCGCCTACGGCGATCGCGACTTCGACGTCATGCTCCTCGCCTCGGCCGTCCTCGGCCAGGGCCAGGGCAGCCGCCTCTACCGGCGGCTCGTCGTCGAGCGCGGCCTGGCCGTCGACGACGGCGGCGGTTCCGCCGACCTCCTCCCGTTCCGCTACACACCCAGCCTGATGCTGGTGAACATGATCGCCCGTGAGGGTGTCAGCGGAGACACGCTGGAGGAGGCGATCCTCGAAGAGGTCGTCCTGATGACCGAAGAGGGCATCACCGAGGAGGAGCTGGAGCGCGCCCGCGCCGTCCTGGAGCGCGACCACCTCCAGTCCGTGGCCCACCCCAGCGGCCTCGCCGACACCATCGGCAGCTGCACGATGCTCTTCGACGAGCCCGAGCTCGCCTACACATGGCCGCAGCGCTGGGCCGAGATCAGCGCCGACGAGGTCGTCGCCGCGGCCAAGCGCCTCCTCGGCCAGGAGAACCGGCTCACCGTGCGCTTCGACCCGGAGGAGACCCCGGAAGCCACGGAAGCCGCGGGCGAGTCCGCCAGCGCCTGACCCGCCCCCCGGTCGCCCTGATCGAACCGCAGTCGTCCACGTCCGTCCCGGCCAGCGTGCTCAAGCCGAAGAAAAGAGTCGTTTCCTCTCATGCTGCAGACCCGTCCCGAGCCCGGCGCCGCCCAGCCCTACACCTTCCCCAAGCCGCAGCGACTCCAGGTCGGCGGGGGAAGCGTGATCGCCATCGACGTGCCCGGCCAGTCCTTCGCCGCGATCCGCCTCATCCAGCCGGCGGGCGGCGCCGCCGAACCCCTCGACCGCATGGGCGTGGCCACCCTCACCGGTGAGGTGCTCGAAGACGGCATCCACGGCAACAGCTCCCTGGCCCCGGCCCTGGAGCGCCACGGCGCAGAATGGGTATCGCGCGTGAGCTGGGACGCCTTCGTCACCGGCGTGGACGCCCCGGTCAACCGGATCACCGACGCCACCGCGCTGTTCGCCGAGGCCGTGCGCACCCCGGCGCTGCGCGCCGACGATGTCCTGCGCCGCCGCGAGCAGCTGCTGGAGCGGTTCTGGCTGGACGTCTCCCAGCCCTCGACCCTGGCCAGCCGCGCTGTCGGCGGGCAGCTGTTCACCGGCCGGTACGCCACCCCGCTCAACGGCGGTCCGGTGCGCCTCGCCGACGTCACACCTGAGATCGTCGCGGAGTTTCACGCCTCCTCCATCGCCGGTGTCGCCGGGACTCTCGTGGTCGTCGGGGACCTGTCCGACGTCGACCTGGAGGCGCTCGGCCGCACGGTGTTCGGCGACGCCACCCCGACGGCACCGGAGCCGGTGACCGCGCCGGAGCGGGCCGCCGGCGAGTTCCCGCGGATCCTCCTGCTGAACCGTCCCGACTCGGTGCAGTCGGCGATCTTCATGGCGCACCACGCGCCGTCGCGCTCCGCGATCGACCTGCCCCGGGCCGAGGGCATGAGCGACGTCCTGGGCGGCATGTTCACCTCCCGGCTGAACATGAAGCTGCGCGAGGAGCTGGGCTACACCTACGGCGTCGGGTGCCGGTTCGACCTGCGCCGCGACAGCGGGGTGTTCTGCATCAGCACCCAGGTCGAGGCGCCCACCACCGCCCACTCGATCACGGCGTCACTGGAGGAGATCGACAAGCTGCGGACGGGCGGGGTCACCGAGGGCGAGCTGTCGGCCGTGCGGGAGTCCAACACCGTCGGGCTTCCGGTGACCTACTCCACCGCGCGCAGCCTCGCCTACGCCATGGTGGAGATGGTGGTGCACGACCTGCCCGAGGACCACGTCGACCGGCTGCGCGCCGGGTTCGAGCGGGTCACCGCCGAGGACCTGCGCCAGGCCGCTGTCGACTACCTGCACCCGGACCAGCTCGTCGCCGTCGTGGTGGGCGACGCCGGACAGCTGGAGAAGCCGCTGCGCGAGACCGGTGTCGGGCCGGTCGAGGTGCGCGACCCCGAGACGCTGTGGACCTGAGCGGAGCCGACGGGCTCAGCTGCGGTCAGATATCCGCTATGGGCAAGATCAAGTAAAAGAGCGGTAAGTGTTCGCATAAGGGGTTTTTGTGCGAGATAACGATACCGAACCCATGTGAGTGTGATCTTGCAACTACCAGCTCGGATGCCGCTCACAGCTGATATAACGAGTGATCCGACCAGTAACCGACGCGACCGCGACCGGAAGAGCCCGCAGGAGGCCGACGTGGCCCGTGATCAGACTCGCGACTAGCCGTGTCCTCCATCGAGAAGCCCGAAGCAGAGCGGCAGGACCAGCCGCTGGAGCCCGCACGCCCGAGCACGCTTGAGGCCCGTCCGCAGGAGCGGGTCCTCAAGGGGCGGTACCAGCTCCTGGAAGAGGTCGCCCGCGGCGGTGTCGGAACCGTCTGGCGCGCCACCGACCTGGTCCTCGACCGCGAGGTCGCGGTCAAGGAGCTGCGGCTGCCCACGGACCTGAGCACCGCGGAACGCGAATCACTGCTGCAGCGCACGACGCGCGAGGCCCGGGTGGCCGCACGGCTGACCCACCCGGGCGTCGTCACCGTGCTCGATGTCGTGGACGAGGACGATCGCCCGTGGATCGTCATGGAGTTCATCAACGCCCGGACGCTCGACGGCGTCATCAAACTCGCCGGTCCACTGCCCTACCAGCGCGTGGCCGAGATCGGCCTGCAGCTGATCGAGGCGTTGAAGATCGCGCACGACGAGGGCATCGTGCACCGCGACGTCAAGCCCGACAACGTGATGATCAGCGACAGCGGGCGCGTCGTGCTCACCGACTTCGGCCTGGCGGCGTGGACGGGTGAGTCCGCGCTGAGCAGCTCCGGTCGGATCATCGGCTCGCCCTCCTACATCCCGCCGGAACGCGCCAAGGCGGGGCCCGTGGGACCGGAGTCGGACCTGTGGTCGCTGGGCGCCACGCTCTACGCGGCGGTCGAGGGGCACCCGCCCTACGACCGCAAGGGCTACATCCGCATCCTGAAGGGCGTGGAGCTGGAGGAGCCGCCCGCGGCGACCAACGCCGGCCCGCTGGCCCCGGTACTGGCCGGGCTGCTGCACGTCAAGCCCACCGACCGGCTCACCCACGACAATGCCACCAAGATGCTGCGCATCGCGGCCCTGGCCCCGTGGGCACCGGAGACCAGCCCGGAGACCGCCAAGAACACGGCCGAGACCGGTGCGCAGCCGGTCATCCCGGCCCAGTCCGAGAACGACCAGAACGAATCGGCCCGCGAACACTTCCGCCAGGGCGCACAGGCGCTGCGCAACACCCTGCACGAGTCGATGTCGGAGAGCATGTCCCACCTGCAGGAGCGCCTGCAGCGCCACCGGCCCGAGTCGGTGAGCCACATGCTCACCTCGATCCGCGAGTCCACCGACACGCTGGGCCTGACCAGCTCGGGCAAGCACCGCAACAGCACCCTCCTGCCGGTGGCCGCGGCCGTCATCCTGGGCGTCGCCGTCCTGGTCGCCTTCGTGGTGTGGATGCTGGTGTCGAGGTAGCGTCCGACCATCCGACCACATGCGAAAGGCGCGGGACACGATGTCCCGCGCCTTTCGACCGTGTAGGGCCGGCGGGATTCGAACCCGCGCTGGCACGGACCTAAACCGTGTGCCTCTACCTGTTGGGCTACGGCCCCACGGGGTGACTAGCTCGCCCATGGTCGCGATGTACCACGGGCGGAATCAGTCGTCTGAGAATGGCAGCTTGGAGCAACGAATCGCAAGTTGTGGCGTGTGCCGCCGAGGAACGCTCCAACGCTCACCGGCGGCACTCCGCCAAGCGGCTCGTCCGCTGCCTACACCCCGAGTTCGCGCTTGATGCGGTCGACGTGGCCGGTGGCCTTCACGTTGTAGAACGCCTTCTCGACCTTGCCGTCGGGGTCGATGACCAGGGTGGAGCGGATGACGCCCTGGACGACCTTGCCGTAGTTCTTCTTCTCGCCGAACGCGCCGTAGGCGCGCAGGACGTCCTTGTCGGGGTCGCCGAGGAGGGGGAAGGTCAGGCCCTCCTTGTCGCGGAACTTGGCGAGTTTGTCCGTGGTGTCGGGGGAGATACCGAGGACGGTGAGCCCGGCGGCGTCGAAGTCGCGGAGGTTGTCGCGGAAGTCGCAGGCCTGGGTGGTGCAGCCGGGCGTCATGGCCGCGGGGTAGAAGTACAGCACGACACGCTTGCCGGTGGACTTCAGCAGCTCGCTGAGGGTGACGGGGTTGCCGTCAGCGTCGCTGAGGGTGAAGTCGGGGGCGTCGTCGCCAGGCTGCAGGCGGACGGTTGAGTCGCTCACAGTTCTCCTTGTCACGGTGGCTGCTGTCGTGATCAGCCTATTCACGGGCGTGGTCATCGGCGCGCCGTCCGGCGGGCGGGGGGAGGGCAGGCGAGGCCGCGGGCGCGGGGAAGCGCGGTGGGAGCGGCGCGCCCGGGCGGGGTGGCGGGGTGCGTT contains:
- a CDS encoding M16 family metallopeptidase, which produces MTTNGAAGQIGRFTLDNGLRLVTAPAATGQLAAVNLWYGVGSRHEVPGRTGFAHLFEHLMFQGSGNVKKSEHFDAVERLGGDINASTSTDRTNYFETVPEHALDLVLWLEADRLATLRDGMTQEVLDNQRDVVKNERRQRYDNVPYGTALERILRLGYPEGHPYHHATIGSMADLDAADLDYVLSFHKRHYGPDNLVLTVVSSLDPEDVHERVKRYFGGIPARETVAEAPDAALEGPIGGPVRDRVVETVPAPAVFLGFRVPAYGDRDFDVMLLASAVLGQGQGSRLYRRLVVERGLAVDDGGGSADLLPFRYTPSLMLVNMIAREGVSGDTLEEAILEEVVLMTEEGITEEELERARAVLERDHLQSVAHPSGLADTIGSCTMLFDEPELAYTWPQRWAEISADEVVAAAKRLLGQENRLTVRFDPEETPEATEAAGESASA
- a CDS encoding M16 family metallopeptidase — translated: MLQTRPEPGAAQPYTFPKPQRLQVGGGSVIAIDVPGQSFAAIRLIQPAGGAAEPLDRMGVATLTGEVLEDGIHGNSSLAPALERHGAEWVSRVSWDAFVTGVDAPVNRITDATALFAEAVRTPALRADDVLRRREQLLERFWLDVSQPSTLASRAVGGQLFTGRYATPLNGGPVRLADVTPEIVAEFHASSIAGVAGTLVVVGDLSDVDLEALGRTVFGDATPTAPEPVTAPERAAGEFPRILLLNRPDSVQSAIFMAHHAPSRSAIDLPRAEGMSDVLGGMFTSRLNMKLREELGYTYGVGCRFDLRRDSGVFCISTQVEAPTTAHSITASLEEIDKLRTGGVTEGELSAVRESNTVGLPVTYSTARSLAYAMVEMVVHDLPEDHVDRLRAGFERVTAEDLRQAAVDYLHPDQLVAVVVGDAGQLEKPLRETGVGPVEVRDPETLWT
- a CDS encoding serine/threonine-protein kinase, with product MSSIEKPEAERQDQPLEPARPSTLEARPQERVLKGRYQLLEEVARGGVGTVWRATDLVLDREVAVKELRLPTDLSTAERESLLQRTTREARVAARLTHPGVVTVLDVVDEDDRPWIVMEFINARTLDGVIKLAGPLPYQRVAEIGLQLIEALKIAHDEGIVHRDVKPDNVMISDSGRVVLTDFGLAAWTGESALSSSGRIIGSPSYIPPERAKAGPVGPESDLWSLGATLYAAVEGHPPYDRKGYIRILKGVELEEPPAATNAGPLAPVLAGLLHVKPTDRLTHDNATKMLRIAALAPWAPETSPETAKNTAETGAQPVIPAQSENDQNESAREHFRQGAQALRNTLHESMSESMSHLQERLQRHRPESVSHMLTSIRESTDTLGLTSSGKHRNSTLLPVAAAVILGVAVLVAFVVWMLVSR
- the bcp gene encoding thioredoxin-dependent thiol peroxidase, with the protein product MSDSTVRLQPGDDAPDFTLSDADGNPVTLSELLKSTGKRVVLYFYPAAMTPGCTTQACDFRDNLRDFDAAGLTVLGISPDTTDKLAKFRDKEGLTFPLLGDPDKDVLRAYGAFGEKKNYGKVVQGVIRSTLVIDPDGKVEKAFYNVKATGHVDRIKRELGV